Below is a genomic region from Tumebacillus sp. BK434.
TTCAGCAAGCCGTTTTTGATACACCTCAAAGCCTCCTGACACCATGCTTTCGCGTTGCAATAGGTATATATACGCTCAGTTGCCCGCCTTTTCCTGCAACAGCGCGATCACTCCTGCATGCCGCCCCGTTTTGCCCTGCTCCCTGCGGTGCGAAAAATAAGTGTCGACACGACAGCTCGTGCAGTGATCCTCGCGCAAAATATGCTCGGGCAGCACACCCGCCTCGAGCAGCGCCAGCTCGTTCGCCTTCCACAGATCGAGCTGACTTCGCCCGTTCCCGTTCGGGGACAAAAGAGCATCTGCCGCCTCCCCGAACGCTTCCTGCACGGCACCGATCACCGGACCGTCCACCTCATAACAGCACGCGCCGATCGACGGGCCGATCTTCACGAAAAGATCTTTCGGATCACATCCGTACTGCTCCGCCATTTTCGCGACCGTTTTCGCCCCGATCTTGGCGACCGTGCCTTTCCAGCCGGCATGCGCGGCGCCGATGGCGCCCTTTTGTTCGTCCCACAGCAAAAGCGGCACGCAGTCGGCCGCGTAGGTGGACAGCGCGAGGCCCGGCACGTTGGTGATCAAAGCGTCGGTGTCGGGCAGCACGTCCGACTGCGCTCTGGCACCGCGCCCTTTCAGTTCTTGGGTGACGACCGTCACCGTCGAGCCATGCACCTGATTCCCGGCCACCCAAGCGTCGAGCGGCACGCCCACTTCCTGTGCAATCCCTTCGCGGTTCTGAAGCACCTGCCGCGGATCATCTCCGACATGCAGGCCGAGGTTCCCGCCGTGACGGGTCGTAAAACAGGCAACGATGCGCGATTCGCTCACAGTTCTCATCCTTTCCATCTCACACCCAAATCGTACCACACCGCCAAGAGAAAACGAAAGGGACTCCATTCTTATCCGCTAAGAATGAAATCCCCCGCGTTCAATACCCGCCGGAACTGGAACTGGAATTCGGCGGCAAGTACGTGGGCTCGGTGCGCAGATCGACGAGGATCACATCCGCACCGATTTTGACGATTGAACTCCACGGAATCACAATGTCCTGCGAGTTCCCAAACATCCCCAAGAAACGTCCGCCACCAGGCACGATGATCGCCCGAATCACTCCGTTCTCCATGTCAACATCGAGATCGCACACCTGGCCGAGGCGTTTCCCGTCTGAGAGACTGACCACGTCTTTCGCTTGCAGATCGGAAATCTTCATCATAGAGGCAATCGCTCCCCGTTTACGGTTTGGCCTACTTATATATATGTCTGAAGCGCAAAATATGGGCAAAAATAAAAAAGCCGCGCAGACGGCGCGACTTTGCTCTCGATGTTCAGGTGCGTATGAATTTGTGCATGTGGTTGATCGCCGCTTTCTCCAGGCGGGAGACTTGCGCTTGGGAAATGCCGATCTCATCGGCGACTTCCATCTGCGTCTTGCCTTCGAAAAACCGCATCGACAAGATGCGCTTTTCGCGATCATTGAGCTTTTGCAAAGCTTCGCGGATGGAGATTTCTTCGACCCACAGCGTGTCTTGGTTCTTTTCGTCAGAGAGCTGGTCCATCACATAGATCGGGTCGCCGCCGTCATGGTAGATCGGCTCAAACAGCGACACCGGATCTTGGATCGCATCCAGCGCGAACACGACATCTTCTTTGGGCACGTCCATCGCTTGGGAGATCTCCACAATCGAAGGTTCACGCAGGTTCTGGTTGGTCAGACTGTCGCGGACTTGCAACGCCTTGTAGGCGATGTCGCGCAGGCTTCGGCTGACGCGAATCGGATTGTTGTCGCGCAGATATCGTCTGATTTCGCCAACGATCATGGGAACCGCGTAGGTTGAGAACTTGACGTTCTGAGAGAGGTCAAAGTTGTCAATCGCCTTCATCAGTCCGATGCAGCCGACCTGAAACAGGTCGTCCACATACTCGCCGCGGTTGTTGAAGCGCTGGATCACCGACAACACCAGACGC
It encodes:
- the pgeF gene encoding peptidoglycan editing factor PgeF is translated as MRTVSESRIVACFTTRHGGNLGLHVGDDPRQVLQNREGIAQEVGVPLDAWVAGNQVHGSTVTVVTQELKGRGARAQSDVLPDTDALITNVPGLALSTYAADCVPLLLWDEQKGAIGAAHAGWKGTVAKIGAKTVAKMAEQYGCDPKDLFVKIGPSIGACCYEVDGPVIGAVQEAFGEAADALLSPNGNGRSQLDLWKANELALLEAGVLPEHILREDHCTSCRVDTYFSHRREQGKTGRHAGVIALLQEKAGN
- the sigG gene encoding RNA polymerase sporulation sigma factor SigG; this translates as MKRNKVEICGVNTAQLPVLTNAAMRELFVSLQSGNLSAREELVNGNLRLVLSVIQRFNNRGEYVDDLFQVGCIGLMKAIDNFDLSQNVKFSTYAVPMIVGEIRRYLRDNNPIRVSRSLRDIAYKALQVRDSLTNQNLREPSIVEISQAMDVPKEDVVFALDAIQDPVSLFEPIYHDGGDPIYVMDQLSDEKNQDTLWVEEISIREALQKLNDREKRILSMRFFEGKTQMEVADEIGISQAQVSRLEKAAINHMHKFIRT
- a CDS encoding YlmC/YmxH family sporulation protein, yielding MMKISDLQAKDVVSLSDGKRLGQVCDLDVDMENGVIRAIIVPGGGRFLGMFGNSQDIVIPWSSIVKIGADVILVDLRTEPTYLPPNSSSSSGGY